GCAGGTCCCGTGACGGCACCAATTGCTCCGCCGCCCGCTGCGAGCGCTCCACAATTAAGCAACGCAGCAAATGATACTACATCAGGTATTCACGGCTATGACGGTAAAACGGAGGACGCTGTGAAGATTGGACCGGAGTTCGCTCCGGTTGTGGAGTATCTTAGCATTCTGGAAGATATGATTATCTCAGAAGGGCAGAAGGATACGCTGGACAATGAAATTGTCGAGAAATCATTGGCGCTCTTCGCGAGGCTTCAACGTGTAATTCCACTGCTGCAGGAGCTGAATAACGGCGAGATTAATCATACGGTCCGCAGATTGATTCTGAAGGATTTAAATGGTGTAATCAATCCGTTCTTACGCCTAGGCGGTGAAGCAAAGACGAAGAATCGGAGAATGCTGCTGAACGGTCTAAGAGATGTCGATTCCAAAATATCGGATATTGCGTCCACGATCGAACATAAAGACCTGATGGAACTTCAGACGAAGGCGGAACTGATTCATCAGCGGTACAGCAGTTCCGAACTATAGGAGGGAATCCCATGTCCACGCAGTTGATCCAATTAAAAAAAGAAGATGAACAAAAGGTAGTCGAGGAAGCGGCACAATTAATTGAAAAGGTATCCCAAACGGATACTGTTACACTAGATTCCTTGATGGATGATATCGGTAAGCTTGGAGTTAAGACGCAGGAAAAAGCAGGACAAACCTTGAAGCTGCTGGATCGTCCAGTGAATGACCTGATGTCAGGCAAACGTGTTGAAGTGCCTAACATGATTATGAAACTGCGGAACGAATGTGAGAATCTGCAGCAGAGTAAGAATGTGAGCTTCTTCGGCAAGATGCTGCGTAAGAGTCCGATGAAGAACTATGTGTACAAATATCAGTCGGTCCGCACGAACATTGATGCCATTGTTACAGGGCTTCGCGACGGTAGAGATACCCTCGAAGAGAGCATTGTGAATATGCGTCAGCTAAAACGTACCTCCATGGAAGAAATTTATAACCTACAGACCAAAATTGCCTTCGGCAATAAGCTGAAAGAGCTGTTCGAGGTGGAGATCGCGAAGCCAGAGAATGAGTTCCGTAAAGCGTATCTTGAGCGTGGTCTACGTAAAGTGATGGTTCGTATTCAGTCGATGACAGAGATGATTCTGCTGTACAATCAAGCGATTGCTGCTACAGATATCATCAACGACAATAATGATAAGTTGATTGATTCTGTGAATAACGCCATTGATAAGACCTCTAATTTAATTACAGTATCGGCAATGATTGCGATGTCGTTAGCGGATCAGGAGAACGTCATCAACGCTGTTGAAGCGACGAATAAGACGATTGAAGATCAATTTAAAGAAAATGCACGTCTACTGCGTACCACTACGGAGAAAACAACCGAGTTGCTATCTAAGCCTTCTATGTCCATGGAAGCTGTGAACCAAGCGATCGGCGATTTGCTTAGCGCTTTAGACACTTCAGAACAGTCTAACCGTCGTATTATTGAAAGCTGCCAGGATTATACGTCTAAAATGACGGCAATCAATACTCAACTAGGCAATCGTTTAGGATTGAATGAGGCGGACAAGCCGCAGGCGCTGAAGCAAGGAGAGGCTGAGAGTCAACTTAGCAGCTTCTTGAACTAATTGTTTCTGAAATTCGCATGAATACACAGTATAGGATGTAAAGCCTGTTGAATTTTTCAGCAGGCTTTTTTCTTTGTTCTTTTTTCAACATTAATTATAATATATTCCAATTTACTAAAATTTTCTCATGAGATATTATGGTAAAGATCTGATGGATTTATTGATGCTCAGGTGCACCTAAGATGAAAGGATCGGCTTTATCATGCGCTGTTTCAAGAGAAACGGGCATACCTATTGGGAGGGGTAAATGGATGGGCAGAAAGTTTAGGGGAATATTAGCTGGTGCACTGGGCGTAAGTATGCTTTTTAG
This Paenibacillus sp. FSL R5-0345 DNA region includes the following protein-coding sequences:
- a CDS encoding toxic anion resistance protein, which codes for MSTQLIQLKKEDEQKVVEEAAQLIEKVSQTDTVTLDSLMDDIGKLGVKTQEKAGQTLKLLDRPVNDLMSGKRVEVPNMIMKLRNECENLQQSKNVSFFGKMLRKSPMKNYVYKYQSVRTNIDAIVTGLRDGRDTLEESIVNMRQLKRTSMEEIYNLQTKIAFGNKLKELFEVEIAKPENEFRKAYLERGLRKVMVRIQSMTEMILLYNQAIAATDIINDNNDKLIDSVNNAIDKTSNLITVSAMIAMSLADQENVINAVEATNKTIEDQFKENARLLRTTTEKTTELLSKPSMSMEAVNQAIGDLLSALDTSEQSNRRIIESCQDYTSKMTAINTQLGNRLGLNEADKPQALKQGEAESQLSSFLN